The Streptococcus sp. 29896 genome includes a region encoding these proteins:
- a CDS encoding ABC transporter substrate-binding protein has translation MKRLYSFLAGVVVIVLALWAISQNLEEQSTQGTTDKLVIYNWGDYIDPTLLEEFTAETGIQVDYQTFDSNEAMYTKIKQGGTTYDLAVPSEYMISKMIEEDMLIPLDKSKITGIENIDPQFMGLSFDEKNDYSVPYFWGTLGIVYNETMVENAPEEWEDLWSEEYRDNIMLIDGVREVMGFGLQSLGYSLNSKSLSELEEAANHLYNLTPNVKAIVADEIKGYMIQDAAAVAVSFSGEASEMLDGNENLRYVVPSKGSNLWFDNMVIPKTAKNIDGAHAFISFMLRPENAYRNAEYVGYSTPIPEAKAMLDEETQNDEAFYPSEETMENMEVYDNLGAKLLGAYNDLFLQFKMYRK, from the coding sequence ATGAAACGACTTTATTCATTCCTAGCAGGCGTAGTGGTGATTGTTCTTGCTTTGTGGGCAATTAGTCAAAACTTAGAGGAGCAATCAACACAAGGCACAACTGATAAGTTGGTGATTTATAATTGGGGTGATTACATTGATCCCACTCTTTTGGAAGAATTTACAGCCGAAACAGGTATCCAGGTTGACTACCAAACCTTTGATTCCAACGAAGCCATGTATACCAAGATTAAGCAAGGTGGCACAACCTATGATTTAGCTGTTCCATCAGAGTATATGATTTCTAAAATGATTGAAGAAGACATGTTGATTCCATTAGACAAGTCGAAAATCACTGGCATAGAAAACATTGATCCGCAATTTATGGGACTCAGCTTTGATGAGAAAAATGACTACTCTGTCCCTTACTTCTGGGGAACCTTAGGGATTGTTTATAATGAAACCATGGTGGAAAATGCCCCTGAAGAATGGGAGGATCTCTGGTCAGAGGAATACCGTGATAATATCATGCTAATTGATGGCGTGCGCGAAGTGATGGGTTTTGGACTCCAATCCTTGGGATATAGTCTGAATTCAAAAAGTCTATCCGAGCTAGAAGAAGCTGCTAATCATCTCTATAACTTAACTCCAAATGTTAAGGCAATCGTAGCCGATGAAATCAAAGGTTACATGATCCAAGATGCAGCAGCCGTTGCCGTTAGCTTCTCTGGAGAGGCTAGCGAGATGCTCGATGGAAATGAAAATCTACGTTACGTTGTACCATCAAAAGGTTCTAACCTTTGGTTTGACAATATGGTTATACCAAAAACAGCCAAGAACATTGATGGGGCACATGCCTTTATCTCCTTTATGCTTCGTCCAGAAAATGCCTACCGTAATGCGGAGTATGTAGGCTATTCAACACCAATTCCTGAGGCTAAAGCCATGCTCGATGAGGAAACACAAAATGATGAAGCCTTCTATCCATCGGAAGAAACTATGGAGAATATGGAAGTCTACGATAACCTTGGAGCCAAGCTCCTTGGAGCCTATAACGACCTCTTTCTTCAGTTTAAAATGTATCGCAAATAA
- a CDS encoding ABC transporter permease: MKKFAKIYLTVAFLVLYLPIFYLIAYAFNEGGDMNGFTGFTLDYFSSMLGDKRLMLILAQTFFLAFTSSLIATIIGTFGAIYIHQARPRFQNALLSINNILMVAPDVMIGASFLILFTMIGFQLGFVSVLLSHIAFSIPIVVLMVLPRLKEMNADMVSAAYDLGATQFQMLREIMLPYLTPAIIAGYFMAFTYSLDDFAVTFFVTGNGYSNLSVEIYSRARQGISLEINALSTLVFLFSILLVVGYYFISREKEAE; encoded by the coding sequence ATGAAGAAATTTGCAAAAATTTATCTCACGGTAGCCTTTCTTGTCCTCTATCTTCCTATTTTTTACTTGATAGCTTATGCCTTTAACGAAGGCGGTGACATGAACGGGTTTACTGGTTTTACCTTGGATTATTTTTCTTCCATGCTGGGGGATAAGCGTTTGATGCTTATCCTTGCTCAAACCTTTTTCCTAGCTTTCACTAGTTCCTTGATTGCGACGATTATTGGTACTTTTGGAGCAATTTATATCCATCAGGCTCGTCCTCGTTTTCAAAATGCTCTTTTATCTATCAATAATATCCTAATGGTAGCGCCCGATGTTATGATTGGTGCCAGTTTCTTGATTCTCTTTACCATGATTGGCTTCCAATTAGGCTTTGTGTCTGTTTTACTCAGCCATATCGCCTTTTCCATTCCGATTGTGGTGTTGATGGTCTTGCCTCGTCTAAAAGAAATGAATGCGGATATGGTGTCTGCTGCCTATGATTTGGGAGCTACCCAGTTTCAGATGCTGCGAGAAATCATGTTGCCGTATCTAACCCCTGCTATTATTGCAGGATACTTTATGGCCTTTACCTATTCCTTGGATGACTTTGCCGTTACCTTTTTTGTGACGGGAAATGGCTATTCAAACCTCTCTGTTGAGATTTACTCCCGAGCTCGTCAGGGGATTTCTTTGGAAATCAATGCCCTGTCAACTCTTGTCTTCCTCTTTTCAATCTTGTTAGTGGTGGGCTATTATTTTATCTCGCGTGAAAAGGAGGCGGAATAA
- a CDS encoding ABC transporter permease, translating to MKKTSRLFAIPYALWVFLFVLAPVVLIIYKSFFDLDGNLTLANYASYFNSPNMTYLRMSFNSIFYAGIITLVTLLVSYPTAYFLTQLKHKQLWLMLIILPTWVNLLLKAYAFIGIFGQNGSINSFLEFVGIGAQQILFTDFSFIAVAAYIEIPFMILPIFNALDDLDPNLINASRDLGATSWQTFTKVIFPLSMNGVRSGVQAVFIPSLSLFMLTRLIGGNRVITLGTAIEQHFLTTQNWGMGSTIGVVLIVAMLFTMWLTKERKK from the coding sequence ATGAAGAAAACCTCTAGACTGTTTGCTATTCCCTATGCTCTATGGGTTTTCCTCTTTGTCTTAGCTCCAGTTGTCTTAATCATCTACAAGTCATTTTTTGACTTGGATGGAAATTTGACCCTAGCTAACTACGCGAGTTATTTCAACTCTCCAAACATGACTTACTTGCGTATGAGTTTCAACTCGATTTTCTATGCAGGCATTATCACCTTGGTCACCTTGCTTGTTTCATACCCAACTGCATATTTTTTGACGCAACTCAAGCATAAGCAGTTGTGGCTGATGTTGATTATTTTACCGACCTGGGTCAATCTCTTGTTGAAAGCCTATGCCTTCATCGGGATTTTTGGTCAAAATGGCTCGATAAATTCCTTCTTGGAGTTTGTCGGCATTGGTGCCCAGCAGATTCTCTTTACAGATTTTTCTTTCATAGCAGTAGCAGCCTACATTGAAATTCCCTTTATGATTTTACCGATTTTTAATGCGCTAGATGATTTGGACCCAAATCTTATCAATGCCAGTCGGGATTTAGGTGCGACTTCTTGGCAAACCTTTACTAAAGTGATTTTCCCCCTTTCTATGAATGGCGTTCGTTCAGGTGTGCAGGCAGTTTTTATTCCAAGTTTAAGTTTGTTTATGCTGACACGCTTGATTGGAGGAAACCGCGTAATAACCTTGGGAACGGCTATTGAGCAACACTTCCTCACAACGCAAAACTGGGGAATGGGCTCTACAATTGGTGTCGTCTTAATTGTGGCCATGCTCTTTACCATGTGGTTGACGAAAGAGAGGAAAAAATAA
- a CDS encoding ABC transporter ATP-binding protein, with product MKKPIIEFKNVSKVFEDSGTTVLKDINFELEEGKFYTLLGASGSGKSTILNIIAGLLDASSGDIFLDGQRINDLPTNKRDVHTVFQSYALFPHMSVFENVAFPLKLRKVDKAEIERRVTEALQMVRLSGYEKRSIQKLSGGQRQRVAIARAIINQPRLVLLDEPLSALDLKLRTEMQYELRELQQRLGITFVFVTHDQEEALAMSDWIFVMNEGEIVQSGTPVDIYDEPINHFVATFIGESNILPGRMIEDYLVEFNGKRFEAVDGGMRPNEEVEVVIRPEDLRITLPEEGKLQVKVDTQLFRGVHYEIIAYDDLGNEWMIHSTRKAIVGEVIGLDFEPEDIHIMRLNETEEEFDARIEEYVEIEEVEDGLINAIEEERNEENL from the coding sequence TTGAAAAAACCAATTATTGAATTTAAAAATGTCTCAAAAGTTTTTGAAGATAGCGGCACAACCGTTCTCAAGGATATTAACTTTGAATTAGAAGAAGGAAAATTTTATACTTTGTTGGGTGCGTCTGGTTCTGGAAAATCAACCATTTTGAACATTATTGCTGGCTTGTTGGACGCGAGTTCAGGCGATATTTTCCTAGATGGTCAACGTATCAACGATCTTCCAACCAATAAACGTGATGTGCATACCGTATTTCAGTCTTATGCCCTTTTCCCACATATGTCAGTATTTGAAAATGTGGCCTTTCCTTTGAAGTTGCGAAAGGTAGATAAGGCAGAAATTGAACGCCGAGTTACGGAAGCCTTGCAAATGGTCCGTCTTTCGGGTTACGAGAAGCGTTCGATTCAGAAACTGTCGGGTGGTCAACGTCAACGTGTGGCTATTGCTCGTGCCATCATTAATCAACCACGTCTTGTCTTACTTGATGAGCCCTTGTCTGCCTTGGACCTGAAATTGCGGACGGAGATGCAGTATGAATTGCGTGAACTCCAACAACGATTAGGCATTACTTTTGTCTTTGTTACCCATGATCAGGAAGAAGCCCTTGCCATGAGTGACTGGATTTTCGTCATGAATGAAGGCGAGATTGTCCAATCTGGAACGCCAGTTGATATTTATGACGAACCGATCAACCACTTTGTTGCAACCTTTATTGGAGAATCCAATATTTTGCCAGGTCGCATGATTGAAGACTACCTCGTAGAATTCAATGGCAAACGCTTTGAGGCGGTCGATGGTGGTATGCGTCCAAATGAAGAGGTCGAAGTGGTCATTCGTCCAGAAGATTTGCGGATTACTCTACCAGAAGAAGGGAAGTTGCAGGTAAAAGTGGATACCCAGCTTTTCCGTGGCGTTCACTATGAGATCATCGCTTATGACGATTTAGGCAATGAATGGATGATTCACTCGACTCGTAAGGCCATTGTCGGAGAAGTAATCGGGCTTGATTTCGAGCCAGAAGATATCCATATCATGCGTCTCAACGAAACGGAAGAAGAATTTGATGCTCGTATTGAAGAGTATGTGGAAATTGAAGAAGTCGAAGATGGCTTGATCAATGCCATCGAGGAGGAGAGAAATGAAGAAAACCTCTAG
- the murB gene encoding UDP-N-acetylmuramate dehydrogenase codes for MKDKIRQELEGIDIRFDEPLKDYTYTKVGGSVDYLAFPRNRYEIVRIVEFANREQIPWMVLGNSSNIIVKDGGIRGFVIRMDELKSVTVSGYTIEAEAGANLIETTKVALFHSLSGFEFACGIPGSVGGAVYMNAGAYGGEIAHILVSAQVLTPAGYVETLDGRDLRFGYRSSILQENGAIVLSAKFALKPSNHTVIKQEMDRLTHLRELKQPLEWPSCGSVFKRPLGHFAGQLIMEAGLKGYRIGGVEVSEKHAGFMVNVDNGTAKDYEDLIAHVISVVEKESGIVLEREVRIIGEDSSAN; via the coding sequence ATGAAAGATAAAATCAGGCAAGAACTTGAAGGAATCGATATTCGTTTCGACGAGCCGTTGAAAGACTACACCTATACTAAAGTAGGGGGATCAGTAGATTACTTAGCATTTCCACGCAATCGCTATGAGATTGTACGGATCGTGGAATTTGCTAATCGTGAACAGATCCCCTGGATGGTTTTGGGGAATTCCAGCAACATCATTGTAAAAGATGGGGGTATTCGTGGTTTTGTCATCCGAATGGATGAACTCAAGTCTGTGACCGTTTCTGGTTATACAATTGAAGCAGAAGCAGGAGCTAATTTGATTGAAACAACTAAAGTAGCCTTGTTCCATTCGCTTTCAGGTTTTGAGTTTGCTTGTGGTATCCCAGGAAGCGTCGGTGGTGCTGTTTATATGAACGCAGGTGCCTATGGTGGGGAGATTGCGCATATCTTGGTTTCCGCCCAAGTTTTGACTCCAGCTGGATATGTTGAAACTTTGGATGGACGTGATTTGCGTTTTGGCTACCGTTCGTCCATTTTGCAAGAAAATGGTGCCATTGTTTTATCTGCCAAGTTTGCTTTGAAACCAAGTAATCACACGGTTATTAAACAAGAAATGGACCGTCTAACGCATTTACGTGAGTTAAAACAACCATTGGAATGGCCATCTTGTGGTTCTGTCTTCAAGCGTCCGCTTGGTCATTTTGCTGGTCAATTGATTATGGAGGCCGGTCTAAAAGGTTACCGAATCGGTGGTGTTGAAGTATCTGAAAAGCATGCCGGATTTATGGTCAATGTGGACAATGGTACTGCCAAAGATTACGAAGACTTGATTGCCCACGTGATTTCTGTTGTTGAAAAAGAATCTGGCATCGTGTTAGAAAGAGAAGTCCGCATCATCGGTGAGGATTCGTCAGCCAATTAA
- the thrB gene encoding homoserine kinase, with the protein MRITVPATSANIGPGFDSVGVALSKYLYIDILEPADQWAIEHNLEYVPSDQNNLLIKTALKVCKNLQPHRLKMTSDIPLARGLGSSSSVIVAGIELANQLGNLQLTKEEKLTIATEIEGHPDNVAPAIYGNLVISSYVNKKVAAVVADFPETGFLAFIPNYPLRTSESRGVLPSQLSAKKAVAASSIANVAVAALLKGDIETAGKAIESDMFHEPFRQKLVQEFYPIKQIGHEEGAYATYLSGAGPTVMVLAAKEKLESISEKITALQLDGSLHVLEVDQEGIQIQS; encoded by the coding sequence ATGAGAATTACGGTACCTGCAACCAGTGCCAATATTGGTCCTGGTTTTGATTCAGTTGGTGTTGCCTTGAGCAAGTATCTGTATATCGACATCCTTGAACCGGCAGACCAATGGGCAATCGAACACAACTTGGAATACGTGCCAAGTGACCAAAACAATTTATTGATAAAAACCGCTTTGAAGGTTTGTAAAAATTTGCAACCCCATCGGCTCAAGATGACTAGCGATATTCCTCTGGCTAGAGGACTTGGTTCATCTAGTTCTGTCATTGTTGCTGGTATTGAACTGGCAAATCAACTTGGAAATCTACAACTGACAAAGGAAGAAAAGTTGACCATTGCGACTGAAATAGAAGGCCATCCTGACAACGTAGCGCCAGCTATTTATGGAAATTTGGTGATTTCAAGTTATGTCAATAAAAAGGTAGCAGCAGTTGTGGCAGATTTTCCTGAGACAGGGTTTCTTGCCTTCATTCCGAATTACCCCTTGCGCACAAGTGAAAGTCGCGGTGTCTTGCCTAGTCAATTATCAGCCAAGAAAGCCGTTGCTGCCAGTAGTATTGCAAACGTGGCAGTTGCAGCTCTATTAAAAGGGGATATTGAAACGGCTGGTAAGGCTATTGAATCCGATATGTTCCATGAGCCTTTTCGTCAAAAATTGGTTCAAGAATTCTACCCAATTAAACAAATTGGTCATGAAGAAGGGGCCTATGCGACCTATCTTTCTGGCGCAGGTCCAACTGTCATGGTCCTTGCAGCCAAAGAAAAACTGGAGAGTATTTCAGAAAAAATTACTGCCCTACAACTAGATGGTAGCCTCCATGTCCTTGAAGTTGACCAAGAAGGCATCCAGATCCAATCATAA
- a CDS encoding homoserine dehydrogenase, which translates to MTINIALLGFGTVASGVPFLLKENTEKIQQAAQENIQVAKVLVKDQAEKERLLAAGHDYHFVTNIDDILSDDTIQIVVELMGRIEPAKTFISRALEAGKHVVTANKDLLAVHGSELRELAVNNGVALYYEAAVAGGIPILRTLANSLTSDKVTRVLGVLNGTSNFMMTKMVDEGWTYDEALKTAQELGYAESDPTNDVEGIDAAYKAVILSQFAFGMTIDFEQVAHKGISGITPEDVAVAQELGYVIKLVGDIQETTSGIAAEVSPTFLPKSHPLASVNGVMNAVFVESIGIGESMYYGPGAGQKPTATSVVADIVRIVRRLNDKTVGKAFNEYSRPLQLAKPEDVVSEYYFSILAPDKTGTLLRLAEIFNSESISFKQILQAASLGDQARVVIVTHAMSKTQLENVQAKLAAAEAVEVQNTFKVLGD; encoded by the coding sequence ATGACAATTAATATTGCCCTTTTAGGCTTTGGAACAGTAGCGAGTGGCGTTCCGTTTTTGTTGAAAGAAAATACTGAGAAAATTCAACAAGCTGCTCAAGAAAACATTCAAGTTGCAAAGGTTTTGGTGAAAGACCAAGCGGAAAAAGAGCGATTACTTGCAGCTGGACATGATTATCATTTTGTAACCAATATTGACGATATTCTATCTGATGATACAATTCAAATCGTTGTAGAATTAATGGGCCGTATCGAGCCTGCTAAAACCTTCATTAGCCGTGCATTAGAAGCAGGGAAACATGTTGTTACTGCAAACAAAGACTTGTTAGCTGTTCATGGTAGTGAATTGCGTGAATTGGCTGTAAATAATGGGGTAGCTCTTTATTATGAAGCAGCAGTCGCTGGCGGTATTCCAATTTTGCGGACCTTGGCAAATTCGCTTACTTCTGATAAGGTTACCCGCGTCCTTGGAGTATTGAATGGTACTTCAAACTTCATGATGACTAAAATGGTCGACGAAGGATGGACCTATGATGAAGCCTTAAAAACAGCTCAGGAATTGGGTTATGCAGAGTCAGACCCAACCAATGACGTTGAAGGAATTGATGCGGCTTACAAGGCTGTGATTTTGAGTCAATTTGCATTTGGTATGACCATTGATTTTGAACAAGTTGCACACAAGGGCATCTCAGGAATCACACCAGAAGATGTAGCGGTAGCGCAAGAGCTGGGCTACGTTATTAAACTCGTGGGTGATATTCAAGAAACCACCTCAGGTATTGCTGCCGAAGTATCTCCAACATTCTTACCAAAATCACACCCTCTTGCAAGTGTCAACGGGGTCATGAACGCCGTCTTTGTTGAATCAATCGGAATTGGCGAGTCCATGTACTACGGACCGGGAGCAGGTCAAAAGCCAACCGCAACAAGTGTTGTGGCAGATATCGTTCGAATCGTTCGTCGTTTGAATGATAAGACCGTCGGCAAAGCCTTTAATGAATACAGCCGTCCTCTTCAGTTGGCCAAACCTGAAGATGTCGTAAGTGAATACTATTTCTCCATCTTAGCGCCTGATAAGACAGGTACCTTGCTTCGCTTGGCTGAAATCTTCAATAGCGAATCCATTTCCTTTAAACAAATCTTGCAAGCTGCTTCACTTGGAGACCAGGCACGTGTAGTCATTGTTACTCACGCAATGAGTAAAACTCAGTTGGAAAATGTGCAAGCTAAATTAGCTGCGGCGGAAGCTGTTGAAGTTCAAAATACCTTCAAAGTTTTGGGGGATTAA
- a CDS encoding polysaccharide deacetylase family protein, producing the protein MTAQHTRTSRRRRKKSGPKLALWLGMLLSLLLILGTMILFIKGTSLFRQDSQASTSISSFVTSSTTSESQTSTSQDDSTNSSDIPWEQQAEPVKIPILMYHAIHVMSPEESANANLIVDPTTFESHLQALQEAGYYSLSPEEAYKVLTENVLPAGKKVVWLTFDDSLWDFYDIAYPILKKYKMKATNNVITGRTESGMTGHLTLDQLKEMQANGISFQGHTVTHPDLEYSSLEDQTRELQLSKTYLDTNLNQDTLAVAYPAGRYSTDTLSIAESIGYKLGVTTNEGLASAADGLLSLNRVRILPTTTPETLLQTIAQ; encoded by the coding sequence ATGACCGCCCAGCATACACGAACCAGTCGCAGACGCAGGAAGAAAAGCGGCCCCAAACTTGCCCTTTGGCTAGGCATGCTCCTCAGTCTTTTACTTATCCTTGGAACCATGATTCTTTTTATCAAAGGTACCAGTCTTTTCAGGCAGGATAGTCAAGCAAGCACTTCCATCTCTAGTTTTGTAACGAGCTCAACCACAAGTGAATCCCAAACGAGTACTAGTCAAGATGACAGCACTAACTCCTCTGATATTCCTTGGGAGCAACAAGCAGAGCCGGTTAAAATACCTATTCTTATGTATCATGCCATTCATGTCATGTCTCCTGAAGAAAGTGCCAATGCAAATTTGATAGTGGATCCAACTACTTTTGAATCCCATCTCCAAGCTTTGCAGGAAGCTGGTTATTATAGTTTGTCTCCCGAAGAAGCCTATAAAGTGTTGACGGAAAATGTCTTGCCTGCTGGAAAAAAAGTGGTTTGGTTAACCTTTGATGACAGCCTCTGGGATTTTTATGACATTGCTTATCCGATTTTGAAAAAATATAAAATGAAGGCTACCAATAATGTCATTACAGGTCGGACAGAAAGTGGTATGACTGGCCATCTCACACTTGACCAATTAAAAGAGATGCAAGCAAATGGCATCTCCTTCCAAGGACACACCGTGACACATCCTGATTTGGAATACTCGAGTTTAGAGGACCAGACTAGAGAACTTCAACTTTCCAAGACCTACCTAGACACCAATCTCAATCAAGATACCCTTGCAGTGGCCTATCCAGCTGGACGATATTCAACTGACACCTTATCCATCGCTGAAAGTATAGGTTACAAGTTGGGCGTCACTACCAATGAAGGGCTTGCTTCGGCTGCTGATGGCTTACTCAGTCTCAACCGTGTCCGCATCCTACCAACCACCACTCCTGAGACACTCCTACAAACAATTGCACAGTAA
- a CDS encoding iron-containing alcohol dehydrogenase encodes MATFYVPAVNLIGRGCVNEIGGYVKELGYKKALLVTDEFLLTSDILPKVTKPLDEAGVDYVVFSHVDPNPTCKNVYDGLAVLQENDCDFIISVGGGSPQDAASCISIMATNGGKPQDYEGLHKSEKKGLPVVAINTTAGTSAEITINYVITDEERKVKMVMVDKNSLAVMSVNDPELMLSKPAALTAATGMDALTHAIEALVTPGAYGVTKKLSMGAIELIKEYLPRAVENGQDIEAREAMVHAIFLGGMSFNNAGLGYVHSMAHQLGAVYDLPHGVCCAMILPIIERENAKRVPAAFRDVAKALGLDIAGKSDEECADYAIAQIEELSAEVGIPKKLTELDIKEEDFDFEYLSKNALIDACAPGNPFMPTLEETIAFYKELF; translated from the coding sequence ATGGCAACTTTTTATGTTCCAGCGGTCAACTTAATTGGTCGTGGTTGTGTCAATGAAATTGGTGGCTATGTCAAAGAACTGGGCTACAAGAAAGCTCTTCTTGTAACGGATGAATTTTTGTTGACAAGCGACATTCTACCCAAAGTAACCAAGCCGCTTGATGAAGCAGGTGTAGATTATGTGGTCTTCAGTCATGTGGACCCAAACCCAACCTGTAAAAATGTCTATGACGGACTAGCTGTTCTGCAGGAAAATGACTGTGATTTTATTATCTCGGTTGGTGGCGGCTCTCCACAGGATGCGGCAAGCTGTATTTCCATTATGGCAACAAACGGCGGAAAACCTCAAGATTATGAAGGTCTTCATAAGTCTGAGAAAAAAGGCTTGCCAGTTGTCGCTATCAATACAACTGCAGGTACTTCTGCTGAGATTACCATTAACTATGTTATTACGGATGAGGAACGTAAGGTAAAAATGGTAATGGTAGATAAGAATAGCTTAGCCGTGATGTCAGTTAATGATCCAGAACTCATGCTTTCTAAACCAGCAGCTTTAACGGCAGCAACGGGTATGGATGCCTTGACCCATGCAATTGAAGCTCTAGTAACTCCAGGAGCATATGGTGTGACTAAGAAACTGTCTATGGGTGCTATTGAACTGATCAAGGAATATTTGCCTCGTGCAGTTGAAAACGGTCAGGATATCGAAGCTCGTGAGGCTATGGTTCATGCAATTTTCCTTGGAGGTATGAGCTTTAATAATGCTGGTCTAGGCTATGTTCACTCTATGGCTCACCAGTTGGGGGCTGTATATGATTTACCACATGGTGTCTGCTGTGCCATGATTTTACCAATTATCGAACGGGAAAATGCTAAACGTGTACCAGCAGCCTTTCGAGATGTGGCAAAAGCATTGGGGCTAGACATCGCAGGCAAATCTGACGAGGAATGTGCAGACTATGCAATCGCTCAAATTGAAGAACTGTCTGCCGAAGTCGGTATTCCGAAAAAACTGACTGAGTTGGATATCAAAGAAGAAGACTTCGACTTTGAATACCTCTCCAAGAATGCCTTGATCGATGCCTGCGCACCAGGCAATCCATTTATGCCGACACTGGAAGAAACTATTGCCTTCTATAAAGAACTCTTCTAG
- a CDS encoding YhdH/YhfP family quinone oxidoreductase, which yields MKQDTFTAMVVEEQGDALVFGPKTIGLDDLHQGDVLIKVAYSSVNYKDMLAVQKNAGVIRNYPMIPGIDLAGVVVSSDSPDFSVGQEVLVTGYEMGMSHTGGFAQYARIPHEWVVPLLAGLSMKDAMIIGTAGLTAGLSVLALENAGMKPQNAPRLLVTGASGGVGSVALAILKHLGYPQITALTRKDTQDELVRKLGATDIIKPEQIFLKENPLLLKGIYDYVLDTVGGDVVSHLIPQIDYDGAISLCGNAAGVKVATNVLPFILRGVQALGIDSVQISHEKRCKVWEKFASEWKICDNLTYNEIRLEELPNVIQELKEGRHLGRTIVVF from the coding sequence ATGAAGCAAGATACTTTTACCGCAATGGTCGTAGAAGAGCAAGGAGATGCCTTGGTTTTTGGCCCCAAAACCATCGGTCTGGATGATTTACATCAAGGTGATGTCCTTATAAAAGTCGCTTATAGTTCAGTCAATTACAAGGACATGCTTGCTGTTCAGAAAAATGCTGGTGTTATTCGAAACTATCCTATGATTCCAGGTATTGATCTAGCTGGAGTGGTTGTTTCGTCCGATTCTCCTGATTTTTCAGTTGGACAAGAAGTATTGGTTACAGGCTATGAGATGGGGATGTCTCACACGGGTGGTTTTGCTCAATACGCTCGAATTCCTCATGAATGGGTAGTTCCCTTGCTAGCCGGCCTTAGTATGAAGGATGCAATGATTATTGGGACTGCAGGATTGACAGCTGGTCTATCTGTATTGGCATTGGAAAATGCTGGTATGAAGCCCCAGAATGCTCCTCGGCTCTTAGTGACAGGTGCAAGTGGTGGAGTTGGAAGTGTGGCCTTGGCTATTTTGAAGCACCTTGGCTATCCACAAATAACAGCTTTAACACGTAAAGATACCCAGGATGAGTTGGTTCGAAAACTTGGGGCAACGGATATTATCAAACCAGAGCAGATCTTCTTAAAAGAAAATCCTCTCCTCTTAAAAGGAATCTATGATTACGTATTGGATACAGTTGGAGGAGATGTTGTTTCGCATCTCATTCCGCAAATTGACTATGATGGGGCAATTAGTCTATGTGGAAATGCTGCTGGAGTAAAAGTTGCAACCAACGTTCTTCCATTTATCTTACGAGGAGTCCAGGCTTTGGGTATTGATTCTGTTCAAATCAGTCATGAAAAACGCTGTAAGGTCTGGGAGAAATTTGCTTCGGAATGGAAAATTTGTGACAATTTAACCTATAATGAAATCCGTTTGGAAGAATTGCCAAATGTTATTCAAGAACTAAAAGAAGGTAGACATTTGGGGCGTACCATTGTGGTATTCTAG
- a CDS encoding ATP cone domain-containing protein: MQVIKRSGEVVEFNPDKIYQAIIKAAQTVYVIDDNWRKNLAQVTKKVVLDLEEAHTERPTISMVQSLVEHRLLDAGYITIAEHYISYRLQRDLERNGYADKIIVHLSFEQIR; this comes from the coding sequence ATGCAAGTCATTAAACGAAGTGGCGAAGTTGTAGAATTTAATCCAGATAAGATTTATCAAGCCATCATCAAGGCTGCTCAAACAGTCTACGTTATCGATGATAACTGGCGTAAAAACCTTGCCCAAGTCACCAAAAAAGTTGTACTAGACTTGGAAGAGGCTCATACTGAACGTCCAACCATTAGTATGGTGCAATCATTGGTGGAGCATCGTCTCTTGGATGCGGGTTATATCACGATTGCGGAACATTATATTTCCTATCGATTGCAGCGTGATTTGGAACGCAATGGCTATGCTGATAAAATTATTGTTCACTTGAGTTTTGAGCAAATTCGTTAA